The Punica granatum isolate Tunisia-2019 chromosome 4, ASM765513v2, whole genome shotgun sequence genome has a window encoding:
- the LOC116203349 gene encoding disease resistance response protein 206-like translates to MTSITRISILLLTLSLTFFLAMSTLASAQGMKKQHAYKPCKQLVLYFHDIIYNGKNAGNATSAIVAAPEGANLTILAGQFHFGNIAIFDDPITLDNNLHSEPVGRAQGLYIYDTKNTFTAWLGFSFALNSTDYEGTINFVGADPIMVKTRDISVMGGTGDFFMHRGVATIMTDAFEGQVYFRLRVDIKFYECW, encoded by the coding sequence ATGACATCGATTACTAGAATATCAATCCTTCTCCTCACTTTATCATTGACATTCTTCCTCGCCATGTCAACCTTAGCATCTGCCCAAGGCATGAAAAAACAGCATGCTTACAAGCCATGCAAGCAATTGGTCCTCTACTTCCACGATATAATCTACAACGGCAAGAACGCCGGCAATGCCACATCAGCAATTGTGGCAGCGCCCGAGGGAGCAAACCTAACCATCCTGGCGGGGCAGTTCCACTTTGGGAACATAGCCATCTTCGATGACCCCATAACCCTGGACAACAACCTCCACTCCGAGCCTGTCGGCCGGGCACAAGGGCTCTACATTTATGACACCAAAAACACGTTCACTGCCTGGCTAGGTTTTTCTTTCGCCTTGAACAGCACCGACTATGAAGGGACAATCAACTTTGTTGGAGCAGACCCAATAATGGTGAAGACTCGGGACATCTCAGTGATGGGTGGGACAGGCGACTTCTTCATGCACCGGGGCGTTGCCACTATAATGACCGATGCATTCGAGGGGCAAGTTTACTTCAGGCTTCGGGTTGATATCAAGTTTTACGAGTGTTGGTAA